The following are encoded in a window of Brevibacillus ruminantium genomic DNA:
- a CDS encoding flagellar hook-basal body protein — MIRGLYTATSGMLSLQRKQDSLTNNLANINTPGYKQDVGVMRSFPEQLLARIRDQEGPDIQGLPQMGGQAALIGRLHTGVYMSEALPVFRQGDIAETHDPYDVALLDNIQPDEEGNERRLFFGVARLNDPANDTAEPEQLRYTRNGNWSVNADGYLVTPDGYYVLNAQNQAIRVNDPDLPENNAGHTLEINQDGSMTYLRDGERVALGDQPLGIKMITNPQQLVREGTNIFRYEGDVEPVNVTEDPENVGFYGVKQGWLERSNVDPSQTMTDMLTVLRAYEANQRIITTLDGTLEKAANEIGRVNG, encoded by the coding sequence GTGATCAGAGGCTTGTACACAGCCACATCGGGCATGTTATCTTTGCAGAGAAAGCAGGATTCACTAACGAATAACCTGGCGAACATCAACACGCCAGGGTACAAACAGGATGTCGGAGTAATGCGTTCTTTCCCAGAGCAACTGCTGGCTCGCATCCGGGACCAGGAAGGGCCGGATATCCAGGGGTTGCCGCAAATGGGTGGACAAGCTGCCCTCATCGGTCGTTTGCATACGGGTGTCTATATGTCGGAGGCGCTCCCTGTTTTTCGCCAGGGGGATATCGCTGAGACGCATGATCCCTATGATGTCGCCCTTCTCGATAACATCCAGCCGGATGAGGAAGGAAATGAGCGACGTCTGTTTTTTGGCGTAGCCAGATTGAATGACCCGGCCAACGATACCGCAGAGCCGGAGCAGCTGCGCTACACGCGCAACGGCAACTGGAGCGTCAATGCGGACGGCTATTTGGTAACGCCAGACGGGTATTATGTGCTGAATGCGCAAAACCAAGCGATCCGTGTTAATGATCCGGATTTGCCGGAAAACAATGCGGGCCACACACTTGAAATCAACCAAGATGGCTCAATGACTTACCTGCGGGATGGCGAACGGGTGGCACTTGGTGATCAACCACTGGGCATCAAGATGATTACCAATCCCCAGCAACTGGTTAGAGAAGGGACCAACATCTTTCGCTATGAGGGCGACGTGGAACCGGTCAATGTGACAGAGGACCCGGAAAACGTGGGCTTCTACGGTGTCAAACAGGGCTGGCTGGAGCGCTCCAACGTCGATCCATCCCAGACGATGACGGATATGTTGACGGTCCTGCGGGCGTACGAGGCCAACCAGCGCATCATTACCACCCTGGACGGCACACTGGAAAAAGCAGCCAATGAAATTGGGCGTGTAAACGGGTAA
- the mreB gene encoding rod shape-determining protein has translation MFGKDIGIDLGTANVLVFIKGRGIVLDEPSVVAIDSHTKKVLAVGNEAHRMVGRTPGNIVAIRPLRDGVIADFDITEAMLKHFLAKVSGRNMFARPRILICCPTNITSVEQKAIREAAERSGGAREVFIEEEPKVAAVGAGMEIFQPSGNMVVDIGGGTTDVAVLSMGDIVTSSSIKVAGDKFDMAIMRYIKTKYKLLIGERTSEDIKVQIGTVSGGRQDEMDIRGRDMVSGLPQTITIRSHEVQEALAESVGAIVQASKSVLERTPPELSADIIDKGVFLTGGGALLHGFDQLLADELKVPVLVAEDPMMCVAKGTGMMLDYLDKVPTYRKRKFFGR, from the coding sequence ATGTTTGGCAAAGATATCGGAATCGACCTTGGTACAGCAAATGTCCTGGTTTTTATTAAAGGCCGAGGCATCGTATTGGATGAACCTTCAGTTGTTGCAATTGACAGCCACACCAAGAAAGTGTTGGCTGTAGGAAATGAGGCGCACCGGATGGTGGGGCGCACGCCAGGAAATATCGTAGCGATTCGACCTTTGCGTGACGGGGTAATTGCTGATTTCGATATTACAGAGGCTATGCTGAAACACTTTTTGGCCAAAGTTAGCGGAAGAAACATGTTTGCACGCCCGCGCATCCTGATCTGTTGTCCGACGAATATCACCTCAGTCGAGCAGAAAGCCATTCGAGAAGCAGCAGAACGCAGCGGCGGCGCACGAGAAGTATTCATTGAAGAAGAACCGAAGGTAGCTGCTGTTGGCGCAGGTATGGAGATTTTCCAGCCTTCCGGCAATATGGTAGTGGATATCGGCGGTGGAACAACCGACGTAGCGGTCCTGTCCATGGGTGATATCGTCACGTCTTCCTCTATTAAGGTAGCGGGCGACAAATTTGACATGGCTATCATGAGATACATAAAAACCAAATATAAACTGCTGATCGGGGAACGTACGTCTGAAGATATCAAAGTACAAATCGGTACGGTTTCCGGCGGACGCCAGGATGAAATGGATATTCGCGGCAGGGATATGGTAAGCGGTTTGCCTCAAACCATTACCATCCGGTCCCACGAAGTCCAGGAAGCCCTGGCTGAGTCGGTTGGTGCGATTGTACAAGCATCAAAATCTGTTTTGGAGCGAACACCTCCGGAGCTTTCTGCCGATATAATTGATAAGGGAGTTTTCCTGACAGGAGGCGGCGCACTTCTGCACGGGTTTGACCAGTTGCTCGCAGACGAGCTGAAGGTACCGGTACTGGTTGCCGAAGATCCGATGATGTGCGTGGCCAAAGGAACAGGCATGATGCTGGATTATCTGGACAAAGTGCCAACGTATCGGAAAAGAAAGTTTTTCGGGAGGTAA
- the spoIIID gene encoding sporulation transcriptional regulator SpoIIID: MHDYIKERTIKIGRYIVETRNTVRMIAKEFGVSKSTVHKDLTERLPEINPELANQVKEILEYHKAIRHLRGGEATKIKYKRRSKKARVEQEESV; encoded by the coding sequence GTGCACGATTACATCAAGGAGCGAACCATAAAGATCGGCCGGTATATTGTAGAGACGCGAAATACGGTTCGCATGATCGCCAAAGAATTCGGTGTTTCCAAAAGCACGGTACACAAGGATCTGACAGAACGACTGCCTGAGATAAATCCGGAGTTGGCGAACCAGGTAAAGGAGATTTTGGAGTATCACAAGGCGATCCGGCATCTGCGCGGCGGGGAGGCAACCAAGATCAAGTACAAGAGAAGAAGCAAGAAAGCACGAGTAGAACAGGAGGAAAGCGTGTAA
- a CDS encoding M23 family metallopeptidase: MEDQKNQNQPIPFKKASSWKNVLGKKWAFPAIYIGTAAIILAFVMWYQSGVTNVVPGQKGTDGVAITTPKDGAGNPSATPGENGAVPVAGSVQPLAWPIAQGVKYEKGMHFFDDQATKEEQQKALVKYQDTFMPHTGIDLKATDGKSFDVTAALPGKVTKVENDPLVGQLVEIEHADKMVTVYQSMDKVTVKPGEEVTQGQVLGTAGRNVYEKDAGIHLHFEVRVDGKAVDPEQYLLQSEMHDQ, translated from the coding sequence ATGGAAGATCAAAAAAATCAAAATCAACCGATTCCATTCAAAAAGGCAAGTTCCTGGAAAAACGTGTTGGGTAAAAAATGGGCATTTCCTGCAATCTACATCGGAACCGCAGCAATCATTCTCGCTTTTGTGATGTGGTATCAGAGCGGCGTGACAAACGTAGTCCCGGGCCAAAAAGGCACGGACGGCGTCGCCATCACCACGCCTAAGGACGGAGCGGGCAATCCATCCGCCACTCCGGGAGAGAATGGCGCTGTACCGGTGGCAGGTTCCGTCCAACCGCTGGCATGGCCCATTGCCCAAGGTGTGAAGTACGAAAAGGGAATGCACTTCTTCGATGATCAGGCAACCAAGGAAGAACAACAAAAAGCGCTCGTCAAGTATCAGGATACCTTCATGCCGCACACGGGTATCGACCTGAAGGCGACAGATGGCAAAAGCTTTGATGTGACGGCCGCGCTCCCGGGCAAAGTGACGAAGGTGGAAAATGATCCGCTCGTCGGCCAGCTGGTTGAGATTGAGCATGCGGACAAGATGGTAACCGTCTATCAAAGTATGGACAAGGTAACCGTGAAGCCAGGCGAAGAAGTAACCCAAGGACAGGTGCTGGGAACTGCCGGCCGCAATGTGTATGAAAAAGATGCCGGCATTCATCTCCACTTTGAGGTGCGGGTAGACGGTAAGGCTGTCGATCCGGAACAATACCTGCTCCAGTCGGAAATGCACGATCAGTAA
- the spoIID gene encoding stage II sporulation protein D encodes MKRYLVMWFIGLPILLVMLPAALVYLFSSPSGSDGHLQATTPTNPAVHSSSVEVKVYRNEKKTVETLPLEQYIEGVVAAEMPAEFELEALKAQAMAARTYIIRRLNAQSFEDVPEGGQVTDTVKHQAYLDEEQRRASWKEQFEWKNSRIRQAVQATAGVVLTYEGQPIDATFFSTSNGFTENANEYFETSVPYLKSVASPWDIQSPRYENTVKIGLADFEQRLGVKLAKEVSTGSGGWYQIVERTTGNRVGKINIGGKEFSGRAFREKLGLHSSAFSLELLGNEVLITTKGYGHGVGMSQWGANGMAKTGKSAEQIVKYFYQGVALENCDLILKGKLSANF; translated from the coding sequence ATGAAACGTTACCTGGTGATGTGGTTCATCGGCTTGCCGATACTGCTCGTTATGCTGCCTGCTGCGCTGGTCTATCTGTTCTCGTCACCGTCCGGAAGCGATGGACATCTTCAAGCAACGACTCCGACAAATCCGGCTGTTCATTCATCATCGGTTGAGGTTAAAGTGTACCGGAACGAGAAAAAAACGGTCGAGACCCTGCCCCTGGAGCAGTACATTGAAGGGGTGGTCGCAGCAGAGATGCCGGCAGAATTTGAGCTGGAGGCGTTGAAAGCACAGGCGATGGCGGCGCGCACCTACATCATTCGCCGGCTGAATGCCCAATCGTTTGAAGATGTGCCTGAGGGCGGACAAGTTACCGATACAGTCAAGCATCAGGCCTATTTGGATGAGGAGCAGCGACGAGCCAGCTGGAAGGAACAATTCGAGTGGAAAAACAGCCGAATCCGGCAAGCCGTCCAAGCGACAGCCGGAGTGGTGCTGACCTATGAAGGACAGCCCATTGACGCTACGTTTTTTTCTACCAGCAACGGCTTCACCGAAAACGCCAACGAGTATTTCGAGACATCCGTTCCGTATCTGAAAAGTGTAGCCAGCCCCTGGGATATCCAGTCACCACGGTACGAGAATACAGTGAAAATCGGCTTAGCCGACTTCGAGCAGCGTCTGGGCGTCAAGCTGGCGAAGGAAGTCTCTACCGGGTCAGGCGGCTGGTATCAAATCGTCGAAAGAACGACAGGCAATCGGGTCGGGAAAATCAATATCGGCGGAAAAGAGTTTAGCGGCAGAGCGTTCCGTGAGAAGCTGGGGCTTCATTCGTCTGCCTTTTCCCTAGAGCTGCTCGGCAACGAGGTACTCATCACCACCAAAGGCTACGGACACGGCGTCGGCATGAGCCAGTGGGGGGCCAACGGAATGGCCAAAACAGGGAAGTCTGCGGAGCAGATTGTAAAATACTTTTATCAGGGCGTCGCTCTGGAAAATTGTGATCTCATCCTGAAGGGCAAACTTTCAGCAAATTTTTAA
- the murA gene encoding UDP-N-acetylglucosamine 1-carboxyvinyltransferase gives MDKIIVRGGKALAGNVKVSGAKNAVLPIIAAAILAEEGANVIHDVPALEDVRIICDLLKSLGITLTYDNEVLTVQAAQVTSVEASYELVRKMRASFLVMGPLLAREGKARVALPGGCAIGTRPIDQHLKGFEAMGAQIKIGQGFIEASVDGRLKGAKIYLDIASVGATENIMMAAALAEGTTVIENAAEEPEIVDLANFLNGMGAKIRGAGTGSIRIEGVDRLKGCTHCVIPDRIEAGTFMVAAAITGGDVFVENAICDHLKSVTAKLREMGVEVDEQENGIRVKRSNPLKAVDVKTLPYPGFPTDMQSQMMALLLASEGTSIVTETVFENRFMHVEEFCRMNANIKIEGRSAIVEGGAKLTGCKVAATDLRAGAALILAGLVADGETEVGNLHHIDRGYVRFTEKLRGLGAQIERVSPVIEVEADPGEQVKVEPIKVQFSPNFA, from the coding sequence TTGGATAAAATTATTGTCCGCGGCGGTAAGGCATTGGCAGGGAATGTAAAAGTATCCGGTGCCAAAAATGCCGTACTCCCTATTATTGCAGCAGCAATCCTGGCAGAAGAGGGAGCCAACGTCATCCATGACGTTCCCGCTTTGGAAGATGTCCGGATTATCTGTGACCTATTGAAATCACTGGGGATTACCCTTACATACGATAATGAAGTGCTGACGGTTCAAGCTGCGCAAGTGACGAGTGTGGAAGCCTCCTACGAGCTGGTGCGAAAGATGCGCGCTTCTTTCCTGGTCATGGGTCCGCTTTTGGCCCGCGAAGGAAAGGCGAGAGTCGCTCTCCCGGGAGGGTGCGCGATCGGAACCAGACCGATCGATCAGCATCTCAAGGGCTTTGAAGCCATGGGAGCCCAGATCAAGATCGGACAAGGGTTTATCGAAGCCAGCGTAGATGGGCGTTTGAAGGGTGCCAAAATCTATTTGGATATCGCCAGCGTAGGTGCGACTGAAAACATTATGATGGCAGCCGCTCTGGCAGAAGGCACAACCGTGATTGAAAACGCAGCAGAGGAACCGGAAATCGTCGATCTGGCCAACTTCCTCAACGGAATGGGAGCCAAAATTCGCGGGGCCGGTACCGGATCGATCCGTATCGAAGGCGTAGACCGGTTAAAGGGCTGCACCCACTGCGTTATCCCGGACCGGATTGAAGCTGGCACCTTTATGGTAGCGGCGGCAATCACGGGCGGCGACGTGTTTGTGGAAAACGCCATTTGCGATCACTTGAAGTCGGTAACGGCCAAGCTGAGAGAGATGGGCGTGGAGGTAGACGAGCAGGAGAACGGCATTCGCGTCAAAAGAAGCAATCCGCTGAAGGCTGTAGACGTCAAAACACTGCCTTACCCTGGATTTCCGACGGACATGCAGTCTCAGATGATGGCGCTTCTGCTGGCTTCTGAAGGGACCAGCATCGTGACCGAGACCGTGTTTGAAAACCGCTTTATGCATGTGGAAGAGTTCTGCCGGATGAATGCCAACATCAAGATCGAGGGACGCAGTGCCATCGTCGAGGGCGGCGCCAAGCTGACAGGATGCAAAGTAGCAGCAACAGACCTGCGCGCAGGCGCAGCGCTGATATTGGCCGGGCTGGTAGCTGATGGCGAAACAGAAGTAGGCAACCTGCATCACATCGACCGGGGCTATGTGCGTTTCACAGAAAAGCTGCGCGGTTTGGGTGCCCAGATTGAACGGGTTTCACCGGTGATCGAAGTGGAAGCTGATCCGGGCGAGCAAGTGAAAGTCGAACCGATCAAAGTTCAGTTTTCCCCCAACTTTGCGTAA
- a CDS encoding YwmB family TATA-box binding protein: MGKRTVWGTLLLVVALGTAWFMPAEAKPGVQTERPAARLVEAIEGSGAEGVSVEVRTRISLGELSTPEEVKELASLWAKRLGFALSEASWVPARDLYQYQILSSPHGVELDFQVTGVSHGNGIDTYLVLSIKGNRNSLPYVDLIQKSHEQAFRQAGLVPQFSTCIRGMYNGKLSVDQQEGRILSIFSALHAKEVERMQDETVVSISGFTPEWKPFLSLNGQAKMNLQIATHRDDEAGTWITAGMPIITAEY, from the coding sequence ATGGGGAAACGGACAGTTTGGGGAACACTGCTGCTTGTGGTTGCACTGGGGACGGCGTGGTTCATGCCGGCAGAAGCGAAGCCAGGAGTGCAGACAGAGCGGCCGGCCGCACGTTTGGTTGAAGCGATAGAAGGCTCCGGAGCCGAAGGAGTCAGTGTGGAAGTGCGCACCCGCATTTCGCTGGGGGAGCTCTCCACGCCTGAAGAGGTAAAAGAATTGGCATCCTTATGGGCAAAGCGGTTGGGTTTCGCGCTCTCCGAAGCGTCCTGGGTTCCAGCTCGCGACCTCTATCAGTATCAAATCCTGTCATCCCCGCACGGGGTCGAGCTCGACTTTCAGGTAACAGGCGTGTCTCATGGAAATGGAATTGACACATATCTAGTACTGTCCATAAAAGGAAATCGTAATTCTCTACCATATGTTGATTTGATACAGAAGAGCCATGAACAAGCCTTCAGACAAGCCGGTTTGGTTCCGCAATTTAGCACTTGTATTCGCGGAATGTACAATGGTAAACTGAGTGTTGATCAACAGGAGGGTAGAATTTTGTCGATATTTAGCGCGCTCCATGCAAAAGAAGTGGAACGGATGCAGGATGAAACGGTGGTCAGCATTTCCGGCTTTACGCCTGAGTGGAAACCGTTTCTATCGCTAAACGGACAAGCAAAGATGAACCTGCAGATCGCCACACACCGGGATGATGAAGCCGGTACGTGGATCACGGCAGGCATGCCGATTATAACAGCGGAATATTAG
- a CDS encoding DUF1146 family protein, which yields MSQSVYGLINITVCIVLIGISWWALQAFRFDLFLKSPNSARAKLLQIILSIILGYQIASFFMNYLGWSLIFGQIFS from the coding sequence GTGTCCCAATCTGTATACGGACTGATCAATATCACCGTCTGCATCGTCCTGATCGGGATAAGCTGGTGGGCTTTGCAGGCATTCCGTTTTGACCTCTTTTTGAAAAGCCCGAACAGTGCAAGAGCCAAGCTGTTGCAAATCATCCTGTCGATCATTCTTGGCTATCAGATCGCCAGCTTTTTCATGAATTATCTCGGCTGGTCCCTCATCTTTGGGCAGATTTTCTCCTGA
- the nuoN gene encoding NADH-quinone oxidoreductase subunit NuoN has protein sequence MDVKDIFSYNWMYLLPEFIILGFATGLSLLDLFAGKRLGKAVIGWLSLAGVVLAGIFVFVNIGSLAEPYAYMADTIRIDNYGNAFKLLFLGGVAFAILLSVCYLKQGEVKHGGEYYYLLLSGLLGAMVMASSADLITMFVGLELLSLSSYVLVGLRKKSLQSNESSFKYVVSGAISTAVTLFGMSYIYGLTGTTNIYEISGRLAQAAASGYEFLIYAAFAFLAAGLAFKISAAPNHMWAPDVYQGAATPVTAFLAVVSKAAGFALVFRLLMICFFQVQSDTRFFFEQGALYLAFIAGASMIIGNTMALRQTNVKRLMAYSGIAQAGYLLVPFAPPTILFFGEVTFFLFAYVLASFGAFAVIMIVGRDQQTDDLKGFAGLYHRSPLMAISMSIFLLSLAGIPVTAGFFGKFYIFMGAIAQGSYWLAAIMIATSVVSYYYYFGFIRQMYMRPGTTEAALRVPKTIGALVLVLAAATVLFGAFPGLVTDYVQTYLNPGFNFGDMLPPNFQ, from the coding sequence ATGGACGTTAAAGATATCTTCTCGTATAACTGGATGTACCTTCTGCCCGAGTTTATCATTTTGGGATTTGCTACCGGACTGTCACTGCTTGATCTGTTTGCCGGAAAGCGTTTGGGCAAAGCAGTCATCGGCTGGCTGAGCCTGGCGGGAGTTGTCCTGGCTGGAATTTTCGTCTTTGTCAATATCGGCTCGCTTGCCGAACCGTATGCGTATATGGCGGATACGATCCGCATTGACAACTATGGCAATGCCTTCAAGCTGCTTTTCCTCGGTGGCGTTGCGTTCGCCATTCTGCTGTCCGTCTGTTATCTGAAACAGGGAGAGGTAAAGCACGGCGGCGAGTACTACTACCTGCTGCTGTCCGGCCTTTTGGGCGCGATGGTGATGGCATCCTCCGCGGATCTGATCACGATGTTTGTGGGACTCGAATTGCTGTCGCTGTCCTCTTATGTCCTGGTTGGTTTGCGGAAAAAGTCATTGCAATCCAACGAATCTTCATTTAAATACGTCGTCTCTGGAGCGATCTCTACGGCAGTGACGCTTTTCGGGATGTCGTACATCTACGGTTTGACCGGAACGACCAACATTTATGAGATTTCCGGGCGTCTGGCACAAGCTGCTGCGTCAGGCTATGAATTCCTGATCTACGCTGCGTTTGCTTTCCTGGCGGCGGGGCTTGCCTTTAAAATCTCGGCAGCACCTAACCATATGTGGGCCCCGGATGTGTATCAGGGGGCAGCGACACCAGTCACGGCATTCCTGGCTGTCGTGTCCAAAGCCGCCGGTTTTGCTCTGGTGTTCCGCTTATTGATGATCTGCTTCTTCCAGGTTCAGTCCGATACGCGCTTCTTCTTCGAGCAGGGCGCGCTATACCTGGCGTTTATCGCCGGTGCATCCATGATCATCGGGAACACGATGGCGCTGCGCCAGACGAATGTAAAGCGCCTGATGGCATACTCCGGTATTGCCCAGGCTGGATATCTGCTGGTGCCGTTCGCACCGCCGACCATCCTGTTTTTCGGTGAAGTGACGTTCTTCCTGTTTGCATATGTATTGGCCAGCTTTGGAGCCTTCGCTGTCATCATGATCGTCGGGCGCGATCAGCAAACGGATGATTTGAAAGGCTTCGCCGGTCTGTACCATCGCTCGCCGCTGATGGCGATCTCGATGAGCATCTTCCTGCTGTCGCTCGCCGGAATTCCGGTGACGGCCGGTTTCTTCGGGAAGTTCTACATCTTTATGGGCGCGATTGCCCAGGGAAGCTACTGGCTGGCGGCGATTATGATCGCGACCAGTGTCGTTTCCTACTACTACTACTTCGGTTTCATCCGGCAGATGTACATGCGTCCGGGAACCACAGAAGCTGCATTGAGGGTACCTAAAACCATCGGGGCCCTGGTCCTGGTTTTGGCGGCGGCAACTGTGCTGTTCGGGGCATTCCCGGGCCTCGTGACCGATTATGTGCAAACCTATCTCAATCCTGGCTTTAACTTTGGTGACATGTTGCCACCGAACTTTCAATGA
- a CDS encoding complex I subunit 4 family protein: MLLSLIVFTPLLAILILTFVPRHKGDLIKKVGVLGTLPPLLLSLLLFVSFNYELSGLQFAEKAKWISIPVGTLQSGAIFSFDLGYEMGVDGISMPLIVLTAIIATLAAVASWNQKKRLKEYFILFHLLLIGMLGVFASQNLFLFFIFFELTLIPTYFLIGIWGYGEREKAANKFLLYNGIGSGVMLIAFIVLFMYLNTMNMEAIANLLGSVNHPAALALTPALRFGLFLAIFIAFAVKLPVFPFHTWMLKVHVQAPPAIVMLHSGILLKMGAYGLLRMGIGFFPEQAYQFATWMAVLGLINLLYGALLAFVQKDLKMVMAYSSISHMGIVLLGFAAMNTIGFQGAMFQVVSHGFISALLFFLIGMIWERTQTSMIDEMGGLAKVMPFASGIMLAGAMASLGLPGMSGFISEFFAFLGLFGKMPVLAAIGAIGIVLTAAYLLRAILRTTFGPTPDRFTGVADAQPMEVIPLVVLLGFIILIGVYPAVLANPLQQTLKTIVPIVTGIGG; encoded by the coding sequence ATGCTGCTATCACTAATTGTCTTTACACCGCTTTTGGCAATCCTGATCCTGACGTTTGTGCCGCGGCACAAGGGAGACTTGATCAAGAAAGTTGGCGTGCTGGGAACACTGCCGCCGCTCCTCCTGTCTCTTCTCCTGTTTGTATCCTTTAACTACGAGTTGTCCGGATTGCAATTTGCTGAGAAGGCAAAATGGATTTCAATCCCTGTCGGCACGTTGCAATCAGGTGCGATCTTCTCTTTTGACCTGGGCTATGAGATGGGCGTGGACGGGATTTCCATGCCGCTGATCGTGCTCACCGCGATTATTGCCACACTGGCAGCCGTCGCATCGTGGAACCAAAAGAAACGGTTGAAAGAATACTTTATCTTGTTCCACTTGCTCTTGATCGGCATGCTCGGCGTATTCGCTTCGCAGAACCTGTTTCTGTTCTTTATCTTCTTCGAGCTGACACTGATCCCGACGTATTTCCTGATCGGGATCTGGGGGTACGGAGAGCGTGAAAAGGCAGCCAACAAGTTCCTGCTGTACAACGGGATTGGCTCCGGGGTTATGCTGATTGCATTTATCGTCTTGTTCATGTATTTGAACACGATGAATATGGAGGCGATCGCCAATCTGCTGGGATCAGTCAATCATCCGGCAGCTCTGGCGCTGACACCGGCGCTTCGCTTTGGTTTGTTTTTGGCCATCTTTATCGCATTCGCCGTCAAGCTTCCCGTCTTTCCGTTCCACACCTGGATGCTGAAGGTACACGTACAGGCACCGCCTGCCATCGTGATGCTCCACTCCGGTATCCTGCTGAAAATGGGTGCGTACGGACTGCTGCGAATGGGGATCGGCTTTTTCCCGGAACAGGCTTACCAGTTTGCGACCTGGATGGCGGTTCTGGGGTTGATCAACCTGCTGTACGGAGCGCTTCTCGCCTTTGTCCAAAAGGATCTGAAGATGGTGATGGCATACTCCAGTATCAGCCATATGGGGATCGTCCTCCTGGGATTTGCCGCGATGAATACGATCGGGTTCCAGGGAGCGATGTTCCAGGTGGTATCGCACGGTTTCATCTCCGCTCTGCTGTTCTTCCTGATCGGGATGATCTGGGAGAGAACACAGACTTCGATGATCGACGAGATGGGCGGACTAGCCAAAGTTATGCCGTTCGCAAGCGGAATCATGCTGGCCGGGGCGATGGCTTCACTGGGATTGCCGGGTATGTCCGGCTTTATCAGCGAATTCTTTGCTTTCCTTGGTTTGTTTGGAAAGATGCCCGTACTCGCTGCGATTGGGGCGATCGGTATCGTCCTGACTGCCGCATACCTCTTGCGCGCTATACTTCGGACTACGTTTGGGCCTACTCCTGACCGCTTTACGGGGGTGGCCGACGCACAGCCGATGGAGGTAATTCCACTGGTGGTGCTGCTCGGATTTATCATCCTGATCGGGGTTTATCCGGCTGTATTGGCAAATCCGCTGCAGCAGACTTTGAAAACAATCGTCCCTATTGTCACGGGAATAGGAGGGTAA